In Campylobacter vulpis, a genomic segment contains:
- the ilvC gene encoding ketol-acid reductoisomerase, protein MALKVHYDKDCDLNLIRSKRVAIIGFGSQGHAHALNLRDSGVEVFIGLREGKSYEKAQNAGFEVLSVTQACKKADLIMILTPDENQAELYEEEMKPYLKQGQILAFAHGFNIHYGQIIPPEFVDVIMIAPKGPGHTLRSEFVQGSGLPCLIAVHQDISGRALDLAFSYSSAIGAGRVGIMQTSFKHETETDLFGEQAVLCGGLVNLIEAGFETLVEAGYEPEMAYFECLHEVKLIVDLLYQGGIGDMRYSISNTAEYGGYVSGAKIITPHTKKAMKNILKDIQNGVFARDFILEKKANFAKMHTMRQNTKQSLIEKTGQNIHKMMPWISKNKLVDKDKN, encoded by the coding sequence ATGGCTCTTAAGGTGCATTATGATAAAGATTGCGATCTTAATTTAATCCGGTCAAAAAGGGTTGCTATTATAGGCTTTGGCTCACAAGGACACGCTCACGCACTAAATTTAAGAGATAGTGGCGTAGAAGTTTTCATCGGTTTAAGGGAGGGAAAAAGCTATGAAAAGGCACAAAATGCAGGTTTTGAGGTTTTGAGTGTAACACAGGCTTGCAAAAAGGCTGATTTGATAATGATTTTAACACCTGATGAAAATCAAGCCGAGCTTTATGAAGAGGAAATGAAGCCTTATTTAAAACAGGGGCAAATTCTAGCTTTTGCACACGGCTTTAATATCCACTACGGACAAATTATACCTCCTGAATTTGTTGATGTGATTATGATAGCTCCAAAAGGACCAGGACATACTTTAAGAAGTGAATTTGTGCAAGGGAGTGGTTTGCCTTGTTTAATTGCCGTGCATCAAGATATAAGTGGCAGGGCATTGGATTTAGCATTTTCTTATTCAAGTGCGATAGGAGCAGGAAGAGTTGGCATTATGCAGACAAGTTTTAAGCACGAAACCGAAACCGATCTTTTTGGAGAACAAGCTGTGCTTTGCGGGGGGCTTGTGAATTTGATAGAGGCTGGTTTTGAAACCCTAGTCGAGGCAGGGTATGAACCTGAAATGGCGTATTTTGAGTGCTTACACGAGGTAAAACTCATCGTAGATTTGCTTTATCAAGGGGGCATTGGTGATATGCGTTATTCTATCTCTAATACAGCGGAATATGGAGGCTATGTAAGTGGGGCTAAGATTATTACACCGCACACTAAAAAAGCGATGAAAAATATCTTAAAAGATATACAAAATGGCGTTTTTGCGAGGGATTTTATTCTGGAAAAAAAAGCAAATTTTGCCAAAATGCACACTATGCGTCAAAATACTAAGCAATCTTTAATTGAAAAAACTGGGCAAAATATCCATAAAATGATGCCTTGGATTAGCAAAAATAAGCTTGTAGATAAGGATAAAAATTAA
- a CDS encoding RNB domain-containing ribonuclease — MKEFLKSLSYGVRENQVSNEFKQILRELLASNVLKEYKNKYYLNNGYVFGELDISSKGTGFLSAYDESFAKDLLIENKHLKGANYKDIVVAKLLPLKKKRPSAKVVLVLKKANETSIVVTKKYGEAVLGLNVKTGLSTALKASQKSLKALPLGSVLKIENTNNEILEVLGHIDDESVDEKISLALFNKNSEFDETCIEEALANGDCVDASMYPERVDLRHLSFCTIDPIHAKDFDDAIYYDEKKRELYVAIADVSEYVFAYCATDKEARHRGFSIYFPHISIPMLPRPLSENICSLKPNLDRLTYCFKITFNQNNEICKEELFEAIINSKRRFHYDEVDELLEKKSNLGELSWIYKLFNLTQILRKARLKNAFEFKTEELRMFLDENLSLKSTFYEKDTPSHGLIEDCMLLANKAAAKMLGEVGIFRNHAPADDKKITKLLEELSMLGIDVKYKNNLSELIRDVQALADELDIRAEVDKLIIKAQKKACYASENGGHFGLGFDKYTHFTSPIRRYSDLILHRLLKAKQRGDLKLYEYLLLNIQNTCENLSLLEREADRVAYDFMDRKFARWAKRNVGKVFNAFISENDTLSIAKLDDEIKGAEIILEHNKSNLLQKVRIQIIEADIIFAKIFGRVVEEL, encoded by the coding sequence GTGAAAGAATTTTTAAAAAGTTTAAGTTATGGTGTGCGTGAAAATCAAGTCAGTAATGAATTTAAACAAATTCTAAGAGAGCTTTTAGCCTCAAATGTCTTAAAAGAATATAAAAATAAATATTATCTTAACAATGGCTATGTTTTTGGAGAGCTTGACATCTCAAGTAAAGGCACGGGCTTTTTAAGTGCGTATGATGAGAGTTTTGCTAAGGATTTGTTAATAGAAAATAAGCATTTAAAAGGGGCTAATTATAAAGATATAGTTGTCGCTAAACTCCTCCCACTTAAGAAAAAAAGACCTAGTGCTAAGGTCGTTTTAGTGCTTAAAAAAGCAAATGAGACTTCCATAGTTGTAACTAAAAAATATGGCGAAGCTGTGCTAGGACTTAATGTCAAAACGGGACTTTCCACAGCCCTTAAAGCCTCACAAAAATCTCTCAAAGCCCTACCCCTTGGCTCTGTTTTAAAAATAGAAAATACAAATAATGAAATTTTAGAAGTTTTAGGACATATTGACGATGAAAGTGTTGATGAAAAAATTTCTCTAGCACTTTTTAATAAAAATAGCGAATTTGATGAAACCTGCATAGAAGAAGCTCTAGCTAATGGCGATTGTGTCGATGCGAGTATGTATCCTGAGCGTGTGGATTTAAGACATTTAAGTTTTTGCACGATTGATCCCATTCACGCGAAAGATTTTGATGATGCGATTTATTATGATGAAAAAAAGAGAGAACTTTATGTGGCGATTGCTGATGTAAGTGAATATGTTTTTGCATATTGTGCGACCGATAAAGAGGCGAGGCATAGGGGCTTTTCTATCTATTTTCCCCATATTTCTATCCCTATGCTACCGCGTCCTTTAAGCGAAAATATCTGCTCCTTAAAGCCAAATTTAGACCGCCTTACTTACTGCTTTAAAATCACTTTTAATCAAAATAATGAAATTTGCAAAGAAGAGCTTTTTGAAGCCATTATCAATTCTAAGCGGCGTTTTCATTATGATGAAGTTGATGAGCTTTTAGAGAAAAAAAGCAATTTAGGCGAACTTTCTTGGATTTATAAGCTTTTTAACTTAACGCAAATTTTAAGAAAGGCTCGTCTTAAAAACGCTTTTGAATTTAAAACAGAAGAATTGAGAATGTTTTTAGATGAGAATTTAAGCCTTAAAAGCACTTTTTATGAAAAAGATACGCCCTCGCACGGCTTAATTGAGGATTGTATGCTTTTGGCAAATAAGGCAGCAGCTAAAATGCTAGGTGAAGTGGGCATTTTTAGAAACCACGCTCCAGCAGATGATAAAAAAATTACAAAGCTTTTAGAAGAGCTTAGTATGCTTGGCATAGATGTGAAGTATAAAAATAATCTTAGCGAACTCATACGCGATGTCCAAGCCTTAGCCGATGAGCTTGACATTAGAGCTGAAGTGGATAAACTTATCATCAAGGCACAAAAAAAGGCTTGTTATGCCAGTGAAAATGGGGGACATTTTGGACTTGGTTTTGATAAATACACACATTTTACAAGCCCGATTAGACGCTATTCTGATTTGATTTTACACAGACTTTTAAAAGCGAAGCAAAGGGGGGATTTAAAGCTTTATGAATATTTACTTTTAAATATACAAAACACTTGCGAAAATTTAAGCCTTTTAGAAAGAGAAGCGGACAGGGTTGCTTATGACTTTATGGATAGAAAATTTGCAAGATGGGCAAAGCGTAATGTAGGCAAGGTTTTTAATGCCTTTATTAGCGAAAATGATACCCTTAGCATAGCCAAACTTGACGATGAGATTAAAGGGGCAGAAATTATTTTAGAGCATAATAAAAGCAATCTTTTGCAAAAAGTAAGGATACAAATCATCGAAGCAGACATCATTTTTGCTAAAATTTTTGGACGTGTAGTTGAGGAACTTTGA
- the glmU gene encoding bifunctional UDP-N-acetylglucosamine diphosphorylase/glucosamine-1-phosphate N-acetyltransferase GlmU gives MKSSIVILAAGLGTRMKSSTPKVLQKICGKSMILHILEKAFALSDDVSVVLSHQKERIEKEIATFFPQTKFIEQDLVRFPGTAGALKDYKAQNERVLILCGDMPLIELQSLKALLELKSDLALAVFEAKDAKSYGRVVLEKGEVQKIVELKDADEKEKMIKTCNAGVYMVNAKLLSELLPLIDNENKAKEYYLTDIIKLARAKNTHIKPLFVDEEEFMGVNDKIELSVAENLMQDKIKKFWQKEGVILHNPSSIFISLDVKFIGECEVYENVRIEGKSVIESSIIKSSSVIEDSKISFSSIGPLAHLRPKCELKNTHIGNFVECKNAKLNGVKAGHLSYLGDCEIEEGTNIGCGTITCNYDGVKKHKTIIGKNVFVGSDTQFIAPVCIEDEVIIAAGSSVSENVPKGSLFINRAQSKILKDYFYKKFQ, from the coding sequence ATGAAAAGCTCTATTGTTATTTTAGCGGCGGGTCTTGGCACAAGAATGAAATCAAGCACACCTAAGGTTTTGCAAAAAATTTGTGGTAAAAGTATGATTTTGCATATTTTAGAAAAGGCTTTTGCCTTAAGTGATGATGTGAGCGTGGTTTTATCACATCAAAAAGAAAGAATAGAGAAAGAAATCGCCACATTTTTCCCGCAAACTAAGTTTATAGAGCAAGATTTAGTCCGTTTCCCCGGCACCGCAGGAGCTTTAAAGGATTATAAGGCACAAAATGAAAGAGTTTTAATCCTCTGTGGAGATATGCCCTTAATAGAGCTTCAAAGTCTTAAAGCCTTGCTTGAGTTAAAAAGTGATTTAGCTCTAGCCGTTTTTGAGGCAAAAGATGCAAAAAGTTATGGTAGGGTTGTGCTTGAAAAAGGCGAAGTGCAAAAAATCGTTGAGCTAAAAGACGCCGATGAAAAGGAAAAAATGATTAAAACTTGTAATGCAGGCGTTTATATGGTAAATGCAAAGCTTTTAAGTGAGCTTTTACCCCTAATCGACAATGAAAACAAGGCTAAGGAGTATTATTTAACAGACATCATTAAACTTGCAAGGGCTAAAAATACACACATTAAGCCGCTTTTTGTCGATGAAGAGGAATTTATGGGTGTCAATGATAAAATTGAGCTAAGTGTGGCAGAAAATTTAATGCAGGATAAAATTAAAAAATTTTGGCAAAAAGAGGGTGTCATCTTGCATAATCCAAGCTCTATTTTCATAAGCTTAGATGTGAAATTTATAGGCGAGTGTGAAGTGTATGAAAATGTGAGGATTGAGGGTAAAAGCGTGATAGAAAGCTCTATTATCAAAAGCTCAAGCGTGATAGAGGATAGTAAAATAAGCTTTTCGAGTATAGGACCCTTAGCACATTTGCGTCCAAAATGTGAGCTTAAAAACACGCATATAGGTAATTTTGTCGAGTGTAAAAATGCTAAATTAAACGGCGTGAAAGCTGGGCATTTAAGCTATTTAGGAGACTGTGAGATAGAGGAGGGGACAAATATAGGCTGCGGGACGATTACTTGTAATTATGATGGAGTTAAAAAACACAAAACCATTATTGGTAAAAATGTTTTCGTAGGCTCTGATACGCAGTTTATCGCACCTGTTTGCATAGAAGATGAGGTTATCATCGCAGCGGGAAGTTCTGTAAGTGAAAATGTCCCTAAAGGTTCGCTTTTTATTAATAGAGCACAAAGCAAGATTTTAAAAGATTATTTTTATAAAAAATTTCAATGA
- a CDS encoding DNA-processing protein DprA translates to MNSEVLPSAYLSLFNALKDKPKSLYFKGNLELLSYPKVAIIGSRKMSVYTKNCVLELATTLKNAGVCVVSGGALGVDINAALGSLPLHIGIFANGLKHIYPRTNEKLIKEIYAKGLALSENEDAYMPQGFDFLLRNRLIIALSEAVVIAQAHLQSGSMQSARLSLQMQKPLFVLPQRLEESLGTNLLLQDKKANLIADFRTFAAHFGRVKEESYEDEFLQFCQKGVSVEQALQKYGEKVYEYELEGKIAIDGIWIRLLK, encoded by the coding sequence ATGAATAGTGAAGTTTTACCTAGTGCTTATTTAAGTCTTTTTAACGCCTTAAAAGATAAGCCTAAAAGCCTTTATTTTAAAGGAAATTTGGAGCTTTTATCCTATCCTAAGGTCGCTATTATAGGCTCTAGAAAGATGAGTGTTTATACAAAAAATTGCGTTTTAGAATTAGCCACTACTCTTAAAAACGCTGGAGTTTGCGTAGTAAGTGGAGGGGCTTTGGGCGTGGATATCAATGCGGCTTTAGGCTCTTTGCCTCTACATATAGGCATTTTTGCTAATGGTTTAAAGCACATTTACCCACGCACAAATGAAAAGCTTATTAAAGAAATTTACGCTAAAGGCTTGGCTTTAAGTGAAAATGAGGACGCTTATATGCCTCAGGGCTTTGATTTTTTGCTAAGAAACCGCCTTATTATCGCCTTAAGTGAGGCTGTTGTCATTGCACAAGCACATCTTCAAAGTGGTTCTATGCAAAGTGCTAGGCTAAGTTTGCAAATGCAAAAACCACTTTTTGTTCTCCCGCAAAGATTGGAGGAAAGCCTTGGAACTAATTTACTTTTACAGGATAAAAAGGCAAATTTGATAGCGGATTTTAGGACTTTTGCGGCACATTTTGGAAGGGTAAAAGAAGAAAGCTATGAAGATGAATTTTTGCAATTTTGTCAAAAGGGTGTGAGTGTGGAGCAAGCCTTGCAAAAATATGGCGAAAAGGTTTATGAATATGAGCTTGAGGGTAAAATCGCCATCGATGGCATTTGGATAAGGCTTTTAAAATGA
- the ruvX gene encoding Holliday junction resolvase RuvX, with product MRILALDVGLKRIGVALYLENIPLPLDAILRKNRHQAAKEVQELIEKYAISKLIVGLPKGGTSEEEMSKRVRHFVSLLEFSGELVFVDEAYTSKEAQSLGVVNSRKKDGKLDSLAALIMLRGYFGG from the coding sequence ATGAGGATTTTAGCTTTAGATGTGGGCTTAAAACGCATAGGTGTGGCTTTATACTTAGAAAATATCCCTTTGCCTCTTGATGCTATTTTGAGGAAAAATCGTCATCAAGCCGCAAAGGAAGTGCAAGAGCTCATCGAAAAATATGCGATTTCCAAGCTTATCGTGGGCTTACCTAAGGGTGGGACGAGTGAGGAGGAGATGAGTAAAAGGGTGCGTCATTTTGTCTCTTTACTAGAATTTAGCGGGGAGCTTGTTTTTGTCGATGAAGCTTATACAAGTAAAGAGGCACAAAGTTTAGGCGTGGTAAATTCGCGTAAAAAGGACGGCAAATTAGACTCTTTAGCTGCTTTGATAATGTTAAGGGGATATTTTGGAGGCTAA
- the holA gene encoding DNA polymerase III subunit delta: MYRRDLQKALENNNFSNFFLLYGGDNFQIELYANFIKQKYAVEENLKLYFEEYDFARASDFLALGSLFSSKKLLELKCFKKPSSKDLKALISLCKNNTDNFFLLELYDENSKQGELEKIFENHFARFFKISNPKEGIELLAMKARELNVEITHNALITLFVSFDENLYLAASELNKFIGLKVDENVVKQYCYSLALVGFDDFFDKLLKTQNIKEELEKILESFNEIALINSLSNAFYKLFKIAIYAKIYGKIDFKDLLGYTPPPQVGQALSGQAFKLNLKQYKAIFNLLLKSEYEIKTNSKLSKKEFLLANLLELQRILK; encoded by the coding sequence ATGTATAGAAGAGACTTGCAAAAAGCTTTAGAAAATAACAATTTTTCTAATTTTTTCTTACTTTATGGAGGAGATAATTTTCAAATTGAACTTTATGCAAATTTCATTAAGCAAAAATATGCCGTAGAGGAAAATTTGAAACTCTATTTTGAAGAATATGATTTTGCTAGAGCGAGTGATTTTTTAGCACTTGGCTCACTTTTTAGCTCCAAAAAACTCTTAGAATTAAAATGCTTCAAAAAACCTAGTAGCAAGGATTTAAAAGCCTTAATTTCTTTATGCAAAAATAATACGGATAATTTTTTCTTACTTGAGCTTTATGATGAAAATTCAAAACAGGGTGAACTAGAAAAAATTTTTGAAAATCATTTTGCACGATTTTTTAAAATTTCAAATCCTAAAGAAGGAATTGAGCTTTTAGCTATGAAAGCTAGAGAGTTAAATGTAGAAATCACACATAATGCTCTCATAACACTTTTTGTCAGCTTTGATGAAAATCTTTACCTAGCGGCAAGTGAGTTAAATAAATTTATAGGCTTAAAAGTTGATGAAAATGTCGTTAAGCAGTATTGTTATAGCCTTGCTTTGGTGGGCTTTGATGACTTTTTTGACAAGCTTTTAAAAACGCAAAATATAAAAGAAGAACTTGAAAAAATTTTAGAAAGTTTTAACGAAATTGCTCTTATCAATTCGCTTTCAAATGCTTTTTATAAACTTTTCAAAATAGCCATTTACGCTAAAATTTATGGAAAAATAGACTTTAAAGACCTCTTAGGTTACACGCCTCCACCTCAAGTGGGACAAGCTCTAAGTGGGCAAGCTTTTAAGCTAAATTTAAAACAATATAAAGCAATTTTTAACCTTCTTCTTAAAAGTGAATATGAAATCAAAACAAATTCCAAGCTTAGCAAAAAGGAATTTTTACTCGCAAATTTACTTGAACTTCAACGCATTTTAAAATGA
- the coaBC gene encoding bifunctional phosphopantothenoylcysteine decarboxylase/phosphopantothenate--cysteine ligase CoaBC, with product MKTILLAISGSIAFYKSYELISLFKKEGFRVKVLLSKGLLKFASKLSFEALADELLCEENESWQNHNNHIAFSKDADLVLFAPASVNSINKLANGIVDTLFIQTLMAAKAPLIIAPAANSAMYLHFSTQNSLQVLKQNGAKIIEPVYKKLACKDEGIGALAEVLDIFHFSKRELLKEEFFCGKSVIISGGGTREKIDDVRCISNFSSGKMAKEIAFAFYYLGADVKFLSSTDFQTPFELLNYESSSDLKALLRRFEGGDFLIMAAAVSDFIPNYQKGKIKKSEAGLNLNLSLNEDLLKTCKFKGKKIGFKMELDPQNALYNAQNVLKEKRLDMICLNVLSEKNYFGADNNELIFITQDSSVKSEFKSKKALAFELAKMCEKL from the coding sequence ATGAAAACCATACTTTTAGCCATTAGCGGTAGCATAGCCTTTTATAAATCTTATGAGTTGATTTCTTTATTTAAAAAAGAGGGCTTTAGAGTTAAAGTTTTATTAAGTAAGGGGCTTTTGAAATTTGCTTCTAAGCTTAGTTTTGAAGCTTTAGCAGACGAGCTTTTATGCGAGGAAAATGAGTCGTGGCAAAATCATAATAATCATATCGCCTTTAGCAAAGATGCCGACCTTGTGCTTTTTGCCCCAGCAAGTGTGAATTCTATCAACAAACTTGCAAACGGCATAGTAGATACGCTTTTTATCCAAACCTTAATGGCAGCTAAAGCCCCCCTTATCATAGCTCCAGCAGCAAATTCGGCGATGTATTTACATTTTAGCACTCAAAACTCTCTTCAAGTTTTAAAGCAAAATGGAGCTAAAATCATAGAACCAGTTTATAAAAAACTAGCTTGTAAAGATGAGGGAATCGGTGCTTTAGCGGAGGTTTTAGATATTTTTCATTTTAGTAAAAGAGAGCTTTTAAAAGAGGAATTTTTTTGTGGTAAAAGTGTGATTATAAGTGGAGGTGGCACAAGGGAAAAAATCGACGATGTGCGTTGCATTAGTAATTTTTCAAGCGGAAAAATGGCTAAAGAAATTGCCTTTGCCTTTTATTATTTGGGTGCTGATGTGAAATTTTTAAGCTCAACGGATTTTCAAACGCCTTTTGAGCTTTTAAATTACGAAAGCTCAAGCGATTTAAAGGCACTTTTAAGGCGTTTTGAGGGGGGTGATTTTTTAATTATGGCGGCGGCTGTGAGTGATTTTATCCCCAATTATCAAAAAGGTAAGATTAAAAAGAGTGAAGCGGGGCTTAATTTAAATTTGAGTTTAAATGAAGACTTGCTAAAAACTTGCAAATTTAAGGGTAAAAAAATAGGCTTTAAAATGGAGCTTGACCCTCAAAACGCCCTTTATAACGCACAAAATGTCTTAAAAGAAAAAAGGCTTGATATGATTTGTCTTAATGTTTTGAGTGAGAAAAATTATTTCGGTGCGGATAATAATGAGCTTATTTTCATCACGCAAGATTCAAGCGTAAAAAGCGAATTTAAAAGCAAAAAAGCCCTTGCATTTGAACTTGCAAAAATGTGCGAAAAATTATGA
- a CDS encoding SAM-dependent methyltransferase — protein sequence MEAKLAQIYTPNELEILKESFKSPKNICVFLNFLKTNENLINDFFKDLKFQKLNPFCYLFKAEDKSILSKMKAFNEGHFYIQNYSSYLCAKNLNVKPNESILDMCAAPGGKSINLANFMQNKAYLACVEANRERFFTLQKNLKNYGVNAKIFLKDAKSIGRLCPLKFDKILLDAPCSTLAKTGFENVKSLKEIKALALLQKKLLHSALKALKHGGELVYSTCTFFKEENEEVLENALKSEFELEFLELDLEGVRAKEAKSEFKELGKARRIMPCENYDGFFIAKMRKI from the coding sequence TTGGAGGCTAAATTAGCACAAATTTACACCCCAAATGAGCTTGAAATTTTAAAAGAAAGCTTTAAGAGTCCTAAAAATATCTGTGTATTTTTAAATTTCTTAAAAACAAATGAAAATTTAATCAATGATTTTTTTAAGGATTTAAAATTTCAAAAACTTAATCCTTTTTGCTATCTTTTTAAGGCAGAAGATAAAAGCATTTTAAGTAAGATGAAAGCCTTTAATGAGGGACATTTTTATATACAAAATTATTCTTCTTATCTTTGTGCTAAAAATTTAAATGTTAAGCCTAATGAAAGCATTTTAGATATGTGTGCGGCTCCGGGTGGAAAGAGTATTAATTTAGCAAATTTTATGCAAAATAAGGCTTATTTAGCCTGTGTGGAGGCAAATAGAGAAAGGTTTTTTACTCTGCAAAAAAATTTGAAAAATTATGGGGTTAATGCTAAGATTTTTTTAAAAGATGCGAAAAGTATAGGGCGTTTGTGTCCTTTGAAATTTGACAAAATTTTACTTGATGCACCTTGCTCTACCTTAGCTAAAACAGGCTTTGAAAATGTAAAATCTCTAAAAGAAATCAAAGCTCTAGCTCTTTTGCAAAAAAAGCTTCTTCACTCTGCCTTAAAAGCGTTAAAGCACGGAGGCGAATTAGTTTATAGCACTTGCACCTTTTTTAAAGAAGAAAATGAAGAGGTTTTAGAAAATGCTTTAAAAAGTGAATTTGAGCTTGAATTTTTAGAACTTGATTTAGAAGGCGTGAGAGCAAAGGAGGCAAAGAGCGAATTTAAAGAACTTGGAAAGGCTAGACGCATTATGCCTTGCGAAAATTACGATGGCTTTTTCATCGCTAAAATGCGTAAAATTTAG
- the fliP gene encoding flagellar type III secretion system pore protein FliP (The bacterial flagellar biogenesis protein FliP forms a type III secretion system (T3SS)-type pore required for flagellar assembly.), which produces MKSIFLLILFALSVFGAEATIPTVNLSLSAPDTPNQLVTTLNIIIVLTILALAPSIIFIMTSFLRLIIVFSFLRQAMGTQSMPPNTILVTMALILTFFIMEPVATKSYNEGVKPYLEEKIGYEEAFVKGVKPFKDFMLKNTREKDLALFYRIRNLPNPKTIDDVPLSVLVPAFMISELKTAFEIGFLIYLPFLVIDMVVSSVLMAMGMMMLPPVMISLPFKLLIFVLVDGWNLLVQRLVESFVT; this is translated from the coding sequence TTGAAAAGCATTTTTTTACTCATTTTATTTGCCTTAAGTGTTTTTGGAGCGGAAGCTACCATACCAACGGTAAATTTAAGTCTTAGCGCACCAGACACGCCCAACCAGCTTGTAACAACGCTCAATATCATCATCGTTTTAACCATACTTGCCCTTGCTCCTAGCATTATTTTTATAATGACTTCTTTTTTAAGGCTTATCATCGTTTTTTCTTTTTTAAGACAAGCAATGGGAACGCAAAGTATGCCTCCAAATACCATTTTGGTTACTATGGCTTTGATTTTGACCTTTTTCATTATGGAGCCTGTGGCGACAAAGTCCTATAATGAGGGCGTGAAGCCCTACTTAGAGGAGAAAATAGGCTATGAAGAAGCCTTTGTAAAAGGCGTGAAACCTTTTAAGGATTTTATGCTTAAAAATACGCGTGAAAAGGACTTAGCACTATTTTACCGCATTAGAAATTTGCCTAATCCAAAAACCATAGACGATGTGCCTTTAAGCGTTTTAGTGCCTGCTTTTATGATTTCAGAGCTTAAAACGGCTTTTGAGATAGGTTTTCTCATTTATCTGCCTTTTTTAGTTATTGATATGGTCGTAAGCTCTGTTTTAATGGCTATGGGTATGATGATGCTCCCACCTGTGATGATTTCTCTGCCTTTTAAACTGCTTATTTTTGTGCTAGTTGATGGGTGGAATTTGCTCGTTCAAAGACTAGTTGAAAGCTTTGTAACTTAG
- a CDS encoding divergent polysaccharide deacetylase family protein, whose amino-acid sequence MSKKNISLIQKILLLSILILICVILILLILSKKQTLQESKLKPTNSTFKTEELLENQNAVFKPLEADLSQAKVDEKEHFEANLSQKNALNNESLATDKNLSEDLKELNLSKEQNQNLNLEQNLSKNEAKQENLKLVVGQKPKLAIIIDDMANEEQTRSLKALNLKLNPSFFPSHTLHPNTPKLANEFEFYMVHLPLKALSFQNKMPVLSPEDSKEEIEKTIAKIKDEFKDLKFINNHTGSLFTSDERAMRKLYKVLDKYHLSFVDSKTIHNSQAPKIAKEMGKIYIQRDVFLDNEDNVIYIKNQLLSAVNLAKKRGYAIAIGHPKKNTFKALKESKELLKSVELVYLSELYE is encoded by the coding sequence TTGTCAAAAAAAAATATTAGTCTTATTCAAAAAATTTTACTTCTTAGTATTTTGATTTTAATTTGTGTGATTTTAATTTTGCTGATTTTAAGCAAAAAGCAAACCCTACAAGAATCTAAGTTAAAGCCTACAAATTCTACTTTTAAAACGGAAGAATTGCTAGAAAATCAAAATGCCGTTTTTAAGCCTTTAGAGGCAGATTTAAGTCAAGCGAAAGTAGATGAAAAAGAGCATTTTGAGGCAAATTTAAGTCAAAAAAATGCTTTGAATAATGAAAGTTTAGCGACAGATAAAAATTTAAGTGAAGATTTAAAAGAATTGAATTTAAGCAAAGAACAAAATCAAAATCTCAATTTGGAGCAAAATTTAAGCAAAAATGAAGCAAAACAAGAAAATTTAAAGCTTGTTGTGGGACAAAAGCCAAAATTAGCCATTATCATCGATGATATGGCAAATGAGGAGCAAACAAGAAGTCTTAAAGCTTTAAATTTAAAGCTTAATCCCTCCTTTTTCCCCTCTCACACTTTACATCCAAATACTCCAAAACTAGCTAATGAATTTGAATTTTATATGGTGCATTTGCCCTTAAAAGCCCTTTCCTTTCAGAATAAAATGCCTGTTTTAAGTCCAGAGGATAGCAAGGAGGAGATTGAAAAAACGATTGCTAAGATTAAAGACGAATTTAAGGATTTAAAATTTATCAATAATCACACGGGAAGCCTTTTTACAAGTGATGAAAGAGCTATGAGAAAGCTTTATAAAGTTTTAGATAAGTATCATTTAAGCTTTGTGGATTCTAAAACCATACACAATTCACAAGCTCCTAAAATCGCCAAAGAAATGGGAAAAATTTACATACAAAGAGATGTTTTTTTAGATAATGAAGATAATGTGATTTATATTAAAAATCAGCTTTTAAGTGCTGTCAATTTGGCTAAAAAAAGGGGCTATGCCATAGCCATAGGACACCCCAAAAAAAACACTTTTAAAGCTTTAAAAGAGAGTAAAGAGCTGCTAAAAAGCGTGGAGCTTGTGTATTTGAGTGAGCTTTATGAATAG